Proteins encoded together in one Juglans regia cultivar Chandler chromosome 9, Walnut 2.0, whole genome shotgun sequence window:
- the LOC108993531 gene encoding DDRGK domain-containing protein 1, whose amino-acid sequence MEELFVAILSMLLLAALIPLYLWKQRRDSPSRVETEEHEVPRRETVVRATGRMRRRLAAGASTSSAPAASVEETVDESDDEAVAGENYEAKASKKKEKKRQEREAQRQVDHAARDSRQTKQDRYAEMRRRKDEEHEAKERMLEEEAEARRAREEEAAALEFEKWKGDFSVDAEGTTENEVQDGNQGLLSNFVEYIKNNKCVPLEDLASEFKLRTQECINRINSLESMGRLSGVMDDRGKYIYISQEEMKAVADYIKRQGRVSISHLASKSNQFIDLEPKAQFVEEICSVEEITAS is encoded by the exons ATGGAAGAACTTTTTGTTGCCATTCTCTCTATGCTTCTTCTTGCTGCATTAATTCCTCTCTACCTATGGAAACAACGTCGGGATTCTCCATCACGGGTTGAAACCGAAGAACATGAG GTTCCACGGAGGGAAACAGTTGTGCGTGCTACTGGTCGAATGCGTCGAAGACTGGCTGCTGGAGCCAGCACATCATCTGCACCAGCAGCAAGTGTTGAAG AAACTGTCGACGAAAGTGATGATGAAGCTGTTGCGGGTGAGAATTATGAGGCTAAAgcatcaaagaaaaaagaaaagaagcgGCAAGAGCGGGAAGCACAACGTCAG GTTGATCATGCTGCAAGAGATTCAAGGCAAACAAAACAAGACAGGTATGCAGAAATGCGGAGGAGGAAGGATGAGGAGCATGAAGCAAAGGAGCGTATGCTG GAAGAAGAAGCAGAGGCTCGTAGGGCCAGGGAGGAGGAAGCTGCTGCATTAGAGtttgagaagtggaaaggaGACTTTTCGGTTGATGCCGAAGGAACTACAGAGAACGAAGTGCAAGATGGAAATCAGGGCTTACTTTCCAATTTTGTGGAATACATAAAA AACAACAAATGTGTCCCCTTAGAAGATCTTGCTTCAGAATTCAAGCTACGCACTCAG GAATGTATCAATCGTATCAACTCCCTGGAAAGCATGG ggCGACTCTCTGGTGTCATGGATGATAGGGGAAAATACATTTACATCTCCCAAGAGGAAATGAAAGCTGTCGCTGACTATATTAAGCGTCAGGGGAGGGTTAGCATCTCACATCTTGCTAGTAAGTCCAACCAGTTCATTGATTTGGAGCCAAAAGCCCAGTTTGTTGAGGAAATCTGCAGTGTCGAGGAGATTACTGCCTCTTGA
- the LOC108993525 gene encoding LOW QUALITY PROTEIN: GTPase-activating protein GYP7-like (The sequence of the model RefSeq protein was modified relative to this genomic sequence to represent the inferred CDS: inserted 1 base in 1 codon), which yields MWRDPGAPADSFYQVRPECTDVPKTRFKIKAGKTLSVRKWHAAFSPEGYLDIGKTLSRIHRGGIHPSIRGEVWEFLLGCYDPKSTFDEREQRRQHRRMQYVRWKEECRQIFPFVGSGRFITAPVITEDGQPIQDPLVLLETNPDKGLALPTQGNGAGVKTTDISRENAADSLEPLKDKKVIQWMLTLHQIGLDVIRTDRTLVFYEKQENLSKLWDILAVYAWIDTDVGYCQGMSDLCSPMIILLEDEADAFWCFERLMRRLRGNFRCTDSSVGVEAQLSNLAAITQVIDPKLHQHLETLGGGDYLFAFRMLMVLFRREFSFCDSLYLWEMMWALEYDPGLFSLYEESESASEKAEGSKGKPKSIRHCGKYERENMKNGSKNSEAPLPISVFLVASVLKDKSSKLLQEARGLDDVVKILNDITGNLDAKRXLHWGNETPQEIFKKGQEDIAIEKASEFLANEEVIGCFFHPGDVSFTDMHDC from the exons ATGTGGAGGGACCCTGGAGCTCCTGCTGATTCTTTCTACCAGGTCCGCCCCGAGTGCACCGATGTTCCCAAAACACGCTTCAAGATCAAG GCAGGTAAAACACTAAGTGTAAGGAAATGGCATGCTGCATTTTCTCCAGAAGGGTATCTGGATATAGGCAAGACTCTAAGTCGAATCCATCGTGGG GGAATCCATCCATCCATTAGAGGAGAAGTATGGGAGTTTTTACTTGGTTGTTACGATCCTAAGAGTACATTTGATGAACGAGAGCAGAGACGGCAACATCGAAG GATGCAATATGTTAGGTGGAAAGAAGAGTGCCGCcaaatttttccttttgttggaAGTGGTAGATTTATCACAGCTCCTGTAATCACTGAAGATGGTCAGCCCATTCAAGATCCTTTGGTACTTTTAGAAACAAACCCAGACAAAGGACTGGCTTTACCTACTCAAGGGAATGGTGCTGGTGTTAAAACCACAGATATTTCAAGGGAAAATGCAGCCGATAGTTTGGAACCACTGAAGGATAAGAAAGTGATCCAGTGGATGCTTACTCTACATCAAATAG GTCTCGATGTGATTCGGACAGACCGGACATTGGTGTTTTATGAGAAGCAAGAAAACTTGTCAAAACTTTGGGATATCCTCGCTGTTTATGCCTGGATAGATACAGATGTCGGCTACTGTCAAG GAATGAGTGATCTTTGCTCCCCCATGATAATTCTTCTTGAAGATGAAGCAGATGCGTTTTGGTGCTTTGAACGCTTGATGCGCAGATTG CGGGGAAATTTCAGATGCACTGATAGCTCTGTTGGGGTGGAGGCACAACTTAGTAATTTGGCTGCAATTACTCAAGTTATAGATCCAAAACTTCATCAGCATTTAG AAACACTAGGTGGAGGTGATTATCTATTTGCTTTCCGGATGCTCATGGTTTTGTTCCGGAGAGAATTCTCTTTTTGCGACTCTCTGTACCTTTGGGAG ATGATGTGGGCTCTGGAATACGATCCTGGCTTGTTCTCTTTGTATGAAGAATCTGAGTCAGCTAGTGAAAAAGCCGAGGGATCTAAAGGAAAACCAAAGTCAATACGTCACTGTGGGAAGTATGAAagggaaaatatgaaaaatggatCGAAGAATTCAGAAGCCCCCCTCCCCATCTCTGTTTTCCTTGTTGCTAGTGTCCTAAAAGATAAGAGCTCAAAGCTACTACAAGAAGCTCGGGGCCTCGACGATGTTGTCAAG ATATTGAATGACATTACTGGAAATCTAGATGCTAAAA GCTTGCACTGGGGCAATGAAACTCCACAAGAAATATTTAAGAAAG GCCAAGAAGACATAGCTATAGAGAAAGCGAGTGAGTTTTTGGCCAATGAAGAAGTAATAGGATGTTTCTTTCATCCTGGTGATGTTTCCTTCACAGATATGCACGATTGCTGA
- the LOC108992257 gene encoding MYB-like transcription factor ETC1, giving the protein MADLDHSSSSTTETTLNSEDNNNINNREEKLRFSEDEETLIVIMFNLVGERWSLIAGRIPGRTAEEIEKYWNSRYSTSE; this is encoded by the exons ATGGCTGATTTGGATCATTCTAGTTCCAGTACTACTGAAACTACTTTGAACTCTGAAG ataataataacattaataatcGCGAGGAAAAGCTTCGATTCTCTGAAGATGAGGAGACACTTATTGTAATAATGTTTAATCTTGTTGGTGAGAG ATGGTCCCTAATTGCTGGGAGAATCCCCGGAAGAACAGCGGAGgaaattgagaaatattggaATTCAAGATACTCCACAAGCGAATGA
- the LOC108993518 gene encoding thiamine thiazole synthase, chloroplastic — MATMASTLTSKPQRLPLFESYSSSSFYGTPLAPPSSFRVQPVKSGAHPPISMSASASPPYDLKAFKFDPIRESIVSREMTRRYMMDMITYADTDVVVVGAGSAGLSCAYELSKNPSVQVAIIEQSVSPGGGAWLGGQLFSAMVVRKPAHLFLDELGIEYDEQDNYVVIKHAALFTSTIMSKLLARPNVKLFNAVAAEDLIVKGGRVGGVVTNWALVSMNHDTQSCMDPNVMESKVVVSSCGHDGPFGATGVKRLRSIGMIDSVPGMKALDMNTAEDAIVRLTREIVPGMIVTGMEVAEIDGSPRMGPTFGAMMISGQKAAHLALKSLGLPNALDGSYVGSIHPELILAVAESAEIADA, encoded by the exons ATGGCAACCATGGCCTCCACCCTCACCTCCAAACCCCAGAGACTCCCTCTCTTTGAAAGCTACTCGTCCTCCTCCTTCTATGGTACCCCTCTTGCCCCACCTTCCAGCTTCCGCGTCCAGCCCGTCAAGTCCGGCGCTCACCCCCCCATTTCCATGTCTGCCTCTGCGTCGCCGCCGTACGATCTGAAGGCTTTCAAGTTCGACCCCATTAGGGAGTCAATCGTCTCACGTGAGATGACCCGGCGGTACATGATGGACATGATCACCTACGCCGACACTGATGTGGTCGTAGTGGGTGCGGGCTCGGCTGGGCTGTCGTGTGCCTACGAGCTCAGCAAGAACCCGTCCGTACAGGTCGCCATCATCGAGCAGTCCGTCAGCCCCGGCGGCGGTGCGTGGCTGGGGGGCCAGCTCTTCTCGGCCATG GTCGTGCGCAAACCAGCGCATCTCTTCCTAGACGAGCTCGGCATCGAATACGACGAGCAAGACAACTACGTGGTGATCAAACACGCAGCTCTCTTCACCTCCACCATCATGAGCAAGCTCTTGGCCCGCCCCAACGTGAAGCTCTTCAACGCGGTGGCGGCCGAGGACTTGATCGTGAAGGGAGGGAGAGTTGGTGGAGTGGTGACCAACTGGGCCCTGGTGTCGATGAACCATGACACCCAGTCGTGCATGGACCCCAACGTCATGGAGTCCAAGGTGGTGGTGAGCTCCTGCGGCCACGACGGGCCGTTCGGGGCCACGGGGGTCAAGAGGCTCAGGAGTATTGGAATGATCGATAGTGTGCCCGGGATGAAGGCGCTTGACATGAATACCGCAGAGGATGCTATTGTGAGGCTCACTAGGGAGATTGTGCCTGGAATGATTGTTACTGGGATGGAAGTTGCTGAGATCGATGGATCCCCAAGaatg GGGCCCACCTTTGGAGCCATGATGATATCGGGGCAGAAGGCAGCACATCTGGCCTTGAAGTCGCTGGGACTTCCCAATGCTCTTGATGGGTCATACGTTGGAAGCATCCACCCGGAGCTGATTCTGGCTGTTGCAGAATCTGCCGAAATTGCCGACGCTTAG